One window of Ralstonia pickettii DTP0602 genomic DNA carries:
- a CDS encoding Fis family transcriptional regulator (K01529: E3.6.1.- [EC:3.6.1.-]) gives MKLYNQGATPASVTSPVSFAGLIEKIEILRSTLRWASRLDRPEIEKLLKQATTLRDEVMGLSHKERFVQAASATEAAPPQEEVERMPRERRQALMERSFIFEGTFGDNPKLLEALEIAEKAAPTDLPVLIDGESGTGKELMAKVIHANGARTDKPFISVNCGAIPDSLLESELFGHKKGAFTGASNDRRGKFESAHTGTIFLDEIGELPLTGQVKLLRVLEAHEIQRVGSDEAISVDTRIVAATNKDLRRMSQAGTFREDLFYRLSVIHVSLPSLRERRDEIPLLVSYFSDEAAGMLKRRPLKLTPRLRDFLLHYDYPGNIRELRNLMYRLSCLAGDTADLAHLPQDIRPKPATLAVVGSGTASADITMATSLSEAKRAASDEAERAFLERGLQEVGGTVAELARRFDMNRSHLQMLLKKHGIHSKDFRANRQAEGGKG, from the coding sequence ATGAAGCTATACAACCAGGGTGCCACCCCCGCCTCGGTCACGTCCCCGGTGTCGTTCGCCGGGCTGATCGAGAAGATCGAGATCCTGCGCTCGACGCTGCGCTGGGCGTCGCGGCTTGACCGCCCGGAGATCGAGAAGCTGCTCAAGCAGGCCACCACGCTGCGCGACGAGGTGATGGGGCTGTCGCACAAGGAGCGCTTCGTGCAGGCGGCCTCGGCGACCGAGGCGGCGCCGCCGCAGGAAGAAGTCGAGCGCATGCCGCGCGAGCGCCGCCAGGCATTGATGGAGCGCAGTTTCATTTTCGAAGGCACCTTTGGCGACAACCCCAAGCTGCTGGAGGCACTGGAGATCGCCGAGAAGGCCGCGCCGACCGACCTGCCGGTGCTGATCGACGGCGAGAGCGGCACCGGCAAGGAGCTGATGGCCAAGGTGATCCACGCCAATGGCGCGCGCACCGACAAGCCGTTTATCTCGGTCAACTGCGGCGCGATCCCCGACAGCCTGCTTGAATCCGAGCTGTTCGGCCACAAGAAGGGCGCCTTCACCGGCGCCAGCAACGACCGGCGCGGCAAGTTCGAGAGCGCGCATACCGGCACCATCTTCCTGGACGAGATCGGCGAGCTGCCGCTGACCGGGCAGGTCAAGCTGCTGCGCGTGCTGGAAGCGCACGAGATCCAGCGCGTTGGTTCGGACGAGGCGATCTCAGTGGATACGCGCATCGTCGCGGCAACCAACAAGGACCTGCGCCGCATGAGCCAGGCCGGCACCTTCCGCGAGGACCTGTTCTATCGCCTGAGCGTGATCCACGTCAGCCTGCCGTCGCTGCGCGAGCGGCGCGACGAAATCCCGCTGCTGGTGTCGTACTTCAGTGACGAGGCCGCCGGCATGCTCAAGCGCCGGCCGCTCAAGCTGACGCCGCGGCTGCGCGACTTCCTGCTGCACTACGACTACCCGGGCAATATCCGCGAACTGCGCAACCTGATGTACCGGCTGTCATGCCTGGCCGGCGATACGGCCGACCTGGCGCACCTGCCGCAGGACATCCGGCCCAAGCCGGCCACGCTGGCGGTGGTGGGCAGCGGCACCGCCAGCGCCGACATCACCATGGCGACTTCCCTCAGCGAAGCCAAGCGCGCCGCCAGCGACGAGGCCGAGCGGGCGTTTCTCGAACGGGGCTTGCAGGAAGTGGGCGGCACCGTTGCCGAACTGGCGCGGCGTTTCGACATGAACCGCTCGCACCTGCAGATGCTGCTGAAGAAGCACGGGATCCACTCGAAGGACTTCCGCGCCAATCGGCAGGCCGAAGGCGGCAAGGGCTAG
- a CDS encoding hydrolase, whose amino-acid sequence MSTQDPQNEYGSDDHHADLLPLGAHLVTERHGYVHHGIYAGAGRVIHYAGFARALQAAPVEETTLEGFAAGHGIAVKPEPCARFAGPHAVERARSRLGENAYRLLTNNCEHFCSWCLSGESRSEQVETCMRRPRAALQIGWLLLGVLLQAHLGGMNLGLA is encoded by the coding sequence ATGAGCACCCAGGACCCACAAAACGAATACGGTAGCGACGATCACCACGCCGACCTGCTGCCGCTCGGCGCCCACCTGGTGACCGAACGCCATGGCTACGTCCACCATGGCATCTATGCCGGTGCTGGCCGCGTCATCCACTACGCCGGCTTTGCCCGCGCGCTGCAAGCCGCCCCGGTCGAAGAAACCACGCTCGAAGGCTTCGCCGCCGGCCATGGCATCGCCGTCAAGCCCGAACCCTGCGCACGCTTCGCCGGCCCGCACGCTGTCGAACGCGCCCGCTCCCGCCTGGGCGAAAACGCCTACCGCCTGCTGACCAACAACTGCGAGCACTTCTGCTCCTGGTGTCTGTCCGGCGAAAGCCGCAGCGAACAGGTGGAAACCTGCATGCGCCGTCCGCGCGCCGCGCTGCAGATCGGCTGGCTGCTGCTGGGCGTGCTGCTGCAAGCCCATCTGGGCGGCATGAACCTCGGCCTCGCCTGA
- a CDS encoding ATP-binding protein (involved in the transport of lipid A across the inner membrane~K06147: ABCB-BAC; ATP-binding cassette, subfamily B, bacterial), whose product MSSKPASETGDPAAPAAPEKPEAASALAAFLATVEILSVLTPEELGRLADAAQVLTFGFGDTVCNAGDAAPGLFIVKSGSVRVFNEEHGKEISMGVRKAGEVFADIALLREYRHESSVRASGKTELLMIPRSVGEPVVAGNPAALAFITSYVAISSAGGFVARLFDLRGKLDKQELEDAVRSVGVKRVAAGKEILKQEGREDRRLYVVRQGTVRVVRSEEGSEFPLATLGQGDVFGERACVMRQEQLASAIAETDVRLLVIPEKTVQLILERNPRLREVLEERIRALDRELHRQKKLAERRKRPVLLDLQSKPELGEKLIRRFALVEQAEEMDCGAACLAMICRHYSIPMTLGKLRELANVTTQGATLDSLARAGESLGFTTRGVQCTRDSLMGFELPFIVHWEGYHYVVVYGISSRWVWVADPAIGFRKMSAEEFERGWSGTCLLFSPGESMTQLSVSRSPWLRFIGYLAPYKKILAHLFLATFVIQMLGVVPPLIIQNILDGVVVHQNVGLLHLLIVGLIISNVFSQLMATIRAYLANFMVRNMDFAMMSHFFKHTLSLPLSFFAKRKTGDIFARFQENQTIRAFLTESTVTTALNLLMVFIYFTIMFLYNVKLTLLLIAFVIPIAALTVVVTPKVKTYAREVFAASTDAKAYLMETLGGAETVKGMGIERPVRLRWERKYTKALEAQYKAQAFHILVGLVSQLLNAATTIAVLWVGATLVLERELTIGQLIAFNAFMGSVLAPLMGLVALWGQLNDAGVAMERLGDVLDLEPEQKPQDVLSRVMLPDLQGEIVMKDLYFRYGGEDTPYVLENISFTIRPGEMVAIVGRSGSGKTTLAKLLVGFYKPTEGAMTVDGYDLNVIDAAFYRAQVGYVMQSNLLFSGTIAENIACGDDSPDRRRIEEVARMADAHAFISKLPLGYEQVVGERGIGLSGGQIQRLCIARALYHDPRLLVFDEATSALDTQSESNILANMQEILRGRTAVIIAHRLSTIMQADKILVLYEGAIVEQGRHEELLERKGMYFQLVQKQLSAA is encoded by the coding sequence ATGTCATCGAAGCCCGCTAGCGAGACCGGCGATCCCGCCGCCCCGGCTGCCCCGGAAAAGCCGGAGGCAGCGTCGGCGCTGGCCGCCTTCCTCGCCACCGTCGAGATCCTGTCGGTGCTGACGCCGGAGGAGCTGGGGCGCCTGGCCGATGCCGCGCAGGTGCTGACCTTCGGCTTCGGCGACACCGTCTGCAACGCGGGGGATGCGGCGCCGGGCCTGTTTATCGTCAAGTCCGGCTCGGTGCGCGTGTTCAACGAGGAGCACGGCAAGGAAATCAGCATGGGCGTGCGCAAGGCCGGCGAGGTCTTTGCCGATATCGCCTTGCTGCGCGAATACCGGCATGAGTCGTCGGTGCGCGCCTCGGGCAAGACCGAGCTGCTGATGATCCCGCGCAGCGTGGGCGAGCCGGTAGTGGCCGGCAACCCCGCGGCGCTCGCCTTTATCACCAGCTATGTTGCGATCAGTTCGGCCGGCGGCTTTGTCGCGCGGCTGTTCGACCTGCGCGGCAAGCTTGACAAGCAGGAGCTGGAAGACGCCGTGCGCAGCGTCGGCGTCAAGCGCGTGGCGGCCGGCAAGGAGATCCTGAAGCAGGAGGGGCGCGAGGACCGCCGCCTCTACGTGGTGCGCCAGGGCACCGTGCGCGTCGTGCGCAGCGAAGAGGGCAGCGAATTCCCGCTGGCGACGCTGGGGCAGGGCGATGTCTTCGGCGAGCGCGCCTGCGTGATGCGGCAGGAGCAGCTGGCCTCGGCCATTGCCGAGACCGACGTGCGCCTGCTGGTGATCCCGGAGAAGACCGTGCAGCTGATCCTGGAGCGCAACCCGCGCCTGCGCGAGGTGCTGGAAGAGCGCATCCGGGCGCTCGACCGCGAACTGCATCGACAGAAGAAGCTGGCCGAACGGCGCAAGCGCCCGGTGCTGCTGGACCTGCAATCCAAGCCCGAGCTCGGCGAAAAGCTGATCCGCCGCTTTGCGCTGGTGGAGCAGGCCGAGGAGATGGACTGCGGCGCCGCCTGCCTGGCGATGATCTGCCGGCACTACAGTATCCCGATGACGCTGGGCAAACTACGTGAGCTCGCCAACGTGACCACGCAGGGCGCCACGCTCGACAGCCTGGCGCGCGCGGGCGAATCGCTCGGCTTCACCACGCGCGGGGTGCAGTGCACGCGCGATTCGCTGATGGGCTTCGAGCTGCCCTTTATCGTGCACTGGGAGGGCTACCACTACGTGGTGGTGTACGGGATCTCGTCGCGCTGGGTGTGGGTGGCCGACCCGGCCATCGGCTTCCGCAAGATGAGCGCGGAGGAGTTCGAGCGAGGCTGGAGCGGTACCTGCCTGCTGTTCTCGCCGGGCGAGAGCATGACGCAGCTGTCGGTATCGCGCTCGCCGTGGCTGCGTTTCATCGGCTATCTCGCGCCGTACAAGAAGATCCTGGCGCACCTGTTCCTGGCCACCTTCGTGATCCAGATGCTGGGCGTGGTGCCGCCGCTGATCATCCAGAACATCCTGGACGGCGTGGTGGTGCACCAGAACGTGGGGCTGCTTCACCTGCTGATCGTGGGGCTGATCATCTCCAATGTGTTCTCGCAGCTGATGGCGACGATCCGCGCGTATCTCGCCAACTTCATGGTGCGCAACATGGACTTCGCCATGATGTCGCACTTCTTCAAGCACACGCTGTCGCTGCCGTTGTCGTTCTTTGCCAAGCGCAAGACTGGCGACATCTTCGCGCGCTTCCAGGAGAACCAGACCATCCGCGCCTTCCTGACCGAATCGACGGTGACCACGGCGCTGAACCTGCTGATGGTGTTTATCTACTTCACCATCATGTTCCTCTACAACGTCAAGCTGACGCTGCTGCTGATCGCCTTCGTGATCCCGATCGCGGCGCTGACGGTGGTGGTGACGCCCAAGGTCAAGACCTATGCGCGCGAGGTGTTCGCCGCCTCGACCGATGCCAAGGCCTACCTGATGGAGACGCTGGGCGGCGCCGAGACCGTCAAGGGCATGGGCATCGAGCGCCCGGTGCGGCTGCGCTGGGAACGCAAGTACACCAAGGCGCTGGAGGCGCAGTACAAGGCGCAGGCCTTCCATATCCTGGTGGGGCTGGTGAGCCAGCTGCTCAACGCGGCCACCACCATCGCCGTACTGTGGGTGGGCGCGACGCTGGTGCTGGAGCGCGAGCTGACCATCGGCCAGTTGATCGCCTTCAACGCCTTCATGGGCAGCGTGCTGGCGCCGCTGATGGGGCTGGTGGCGTTGTGGGGCCAGCTCAACGATGCCGGCGTGGCGATGGAGCGCCTGGGCGACGTGCTCGACCTGGAGCCCGAGCAGAAGCCGCAGGACGTGCTGTCGCGCGTGATGCTGCCCGACCTGCAGGGCGAGATCGTGATGAAGGACCTGTACTTCCGCTACGGCGGCGAGGACACGCCCTACGTGCTGGAGAACATCAGCTTCACCATCCGCCCGGGCGAGATGGTGGCCATCGTCGGGCGCAGCGGCTCGGGCAAGACCACGCTGGCCAAGCTGCTGGTGGGCTTCTACAAGCCCACCGAGGGCGCGATGACGGTGGATGGTTATGACCTCAACGTGATCGACGCGGCGTTCTACCGCGCGCAGGTGGGCTACGTGATGCAGTCCAACCTGCTGTTCTCGGGCACCATCGCCGAGAACATCGCCTGCGGTGACGACAGCCCCGACCGGCGCCGCATCGAGGAGGTGGCGCGCATGGCCGACGCCCATGCCTTTATCAGCAAGCTGCCGCTGGGCTACGAGCAGGTGGTGGGCGAGCGCGGCATCGGGCTCTCCGGCGGGCAGATCCAGCGCCTGTGCATTGCCCGCGCGCTGTACCACGACCCGCGCCTGCTGGTGTTCGACGAGGCCACCTCGGCGCTCGACACGCAGTCCGAGAGCAACATCTTGGCCAATATGCAGGAGATCCTGCGCGGGCGCACCGCGGTGATCATCGCGCATCGGCTCAGCACCATCATGCAGGCCGACAAGATCCTGGTGCTGTATGAAGGCGCCATCGTCGAGCAGGGCCGGCACGAGGAGCTGCTCGAGCGCAAGGGCATGTATTTCCAACTGGTGCAGAAGCAACTGAGTGCCGCATGA
- a CDS encoding ABC transporter ATP-binding protein (K15738: uup; ATP-binding cassette, subfamily F, uup), whose amino-acid sequence MFHAGPGADNCRGAGVLGKQRSLAISVDRDFPLRTCPTGARRGALIFCRRALRAGHRGETLGPAMRGPFFLGAASGCVRSSTMRAAVPRQPWQAAPSFLRLSLVAFHPMALFSITDAQLAFGHVALLDHTDFSLEAGERVGLIGRNGSGKSSLLKIVAGLAAPDDGLIARQSGVTTAYVPQEPQFEPGITVFDAVSQGMGDAHDLLVRYEAAADRVAENHDDEAALAELHRLQSELDAAGAWQLRTRVETTLARLGLDSHTRVEALSGGLQKRVALAQALVAEPDILLLDEPTNHLDVEAIRWLEDLLLGFRGSVLLITHDRAFLDRVATRIIELDRGRLVSFPGNFAAYQARKEEMLAAEQVEQAKFDKLLAQEEVWIRKGVEARRTRSVSRIQRLVAMRNERAARREVQGNVKLEVSQADRSGKIVSELTGVSKAYGDKVVVRDFTATIMRGDKVGLIGPNGAGKTTLLRLILGELAPDSGTVRNGSNLQVAYFDQMRTALDLERSLADTISPGSDWVEVNGQRKHVMSYLGDFLFAPERARSPVKSLSGGERNRLLLARLFARPANVLVLDEPTNDLDIDTLELLEELLQDYGGTVFLVSHDRAFLDNVVTSTLAAEGDGVWRESVGGYSDWVEQSARSAALQAARKPEQKAAEPAKGKDSREARGANRTVKLSYKEQRELDGLPERIAALETEQKAISAQLEDGSLYVSDAPKAVQLGTRHDEIEMELLEALERWEVLEAKSKGEGV is encoded by the coding sequence TTGTTCCATGCGGGGCCGGGTGCAGACAACTGCCGGGGGGCGGGCGTACTCGGCAAGCAACGATCGCTGGCGATCTCGGTTGACCGGGACTTTCCCTTACGGACTTGTCCGACTGGAGCGCGCAGGGGCGCATTGATATTCTGTCGCCGTGCCTTGCGAGCAGGGCACCGAGGAGAGACTCTTGGGCCCGCAATGCGCGGGCCCTTCTTTTTGGGCGCGGCTTCCGGCTGCGTCCGGTCGTCTACAATGCGGGCTGCCGTGCCACGCCAGCCCTGGCAGGCCGCCCCGTCCTTTCTCCGCCTTTCTCTCGTCGCCTTCCATCCCATGGCCCTGTTTTCCATCACCGACGCCCAGCTTGCCTTCGGGCACGTGGCCCTGCTCGACCACACCGACTTTTCGCTGGAGGCCGGCGAGCGCGTGGGCCTGATCGGGCGCAACGGCTCGGGCAAGTCCTCGCTGCTGAAGATCGTGGCCGGGCTGGCGGCGCCGGATGACGGCCTGATCGCGCGCCAGAGCGGCGTGACCACCGCCTACGTGCCGCAGGAGCCGCAGTTCGAGCCGGGCATCACCGTGTTCGACGCCGTCTCGCAGGGCATGGGTGATGCGCACGACCTGCTGGTGCGCTACGAGGCCGCCGCCGACCGGGTCGCCGAGAATCATGACGACGAAGCCGCACTGGCCGAGCTGCACCGGCTGCAGTCCGAGCTGGACGCCGCCGGCGCCTGGCAGCTGCGCACGCGCGTCGAAACCACGCTGGCACGGCTGGGACTGGATTCGCACACGCGCGTCGAGGCACTCTCCGGCGGCCTGCAGAAGCGCGTGGCGCTGGCGCAGGCGCTGGTGGCCGAGCCCGACATCCTGCTGCTGGACGAGCCCACCAACCACCTCGACGTGGAAGCGATCCGCTGGCTTGAAGACCTACTGCTGGGCTTCCGCGGCAGCGTGCTGCTGATCACCCACGACCGCGCCTTCCTCGACCGCGTCGCCACCCGCATCATCGAACTGGACCGCGGCCGGCTGGTGTCCTTCCCCGGCAACTTCGCCGCCTACCAGGCACGCAAGGAAGAGATGCTGGCCGCGGAGCAGGTCGAGCAGGCCAAGTTCGACAAGCTGCTGGCGCAGGAGGAAGTGTGGATCCGCAAGGGCGTGGAGGCGCGCCGCACGCGCAGCGTGTCGCGCATCCAGCGGCTGGTGGCGATGCGCAACGAGCGCGCCGCGCGCCGTGAAGTACAGGGCAACGTCAAGCTGGAAGTGTCGCAGGCCGATCGCTCCGGCAAGATCGTGTCGGAGCTGACCGGCGTCAGCAAGGCCTATGGCGACAAGGTGGTGGTGCGCGACTTTACCGCCACCATCATGCGCGGCGACAAGGTCGGCCTGATCGGCCCCAACGGCGCCGGCAAGACCACGCTGCTGCGGCTGATCCTGGGCGAGCTGGCACCGGACAGCGGCACCGTGCGCAACGGCAGCAACCTGCAGGTGGCGTACTTCGACCAGATGCGCACCGCGCTGGACCTGGAGCGCTCGCTGGCGGACACCATCAGCCCGGGCAGCGACTGGGTCGAGGTCAATGGCCAGCGCAAGCACGTGATGAGCTACCTGGGCGACTTCCTGTTCGCGCCGGAGCGCGCGCGTTCGCCGGTCAAGTCGCTGTCAGGCGGCGAGCGCAACCGGCTGCTGCTGGCGCGCCTGTTCGCGCGGCCGGCCAATGTGCTGGTGCTGGACGAGCCCACCAACGACCTCGACATCGATACGCTGGAACTGCTGGAAGAACTGCTGCAGGACTATGGCGGCACCGTGTTCCTGGTTTCGCACGACCGGGCGTTCCTGGACAACGTGGTGACCTCGACCCTCGCTGCCGAAGGCGATGGCGTGTGGCGCGAGTCGGTGGGCGGGTATTCCGACTGGGTCGAGCAGTCGGCCCGCAGCGCGGCGCTGCAGGCCGCGCGCAAGCCGGAACAGAAGGCGGCCGAGCCGGCAAAGGGCAAGGACTCGCGCGAGGCGCGCGGTGCCAACCGGACCGTCAAGCTGTCGTACAAGGAGCAGCGCGAG
- a CDS encoding membrane protein (K05782: benE; benzoate membrane transport protein) produces the protein MRRLRPCQCACCRPMTTASLKTDLSVPALVAGLVAALTGYTSSLVLMIQAGQAAHLTDAQISSWIWALSMGMGVTTIGLSLALRVPIVVAWSTPGAALLIASLPGVPYAEAIGAFLLASLMMMAAGMTGWFDKLMRALPASIASALLAGILFRISVDVFVLAQHQTVLLLAMFAAYLIGRKLWPAYAVPGVLLTGVVVAGGFGQLDFSGLRLAVAVPVWTTPAFSLSALISMAIPLFIVALASQNIPGLAVLQADGYHVPASRLITLTGLASAVLAPFGSHGVNLAAITAAICTGPQADPDRNRRYTAAVVCGVGYLVAGTLAASIAALFAAFPRALVVGVTAFALLGSIANGLTVAMQTPGEREAALLTFMITASGMTLAGVGSAFWGVVGGMLAYYVLRPRAA, from the coding sequence ATGCGAAGATTGCGGCCCTGCCAATGTGCTTGTTGCCGCCCCATGACCACCGCTTCACTCAAAACCGACCTGTCCGTTCCCGCGCTCGTCGCCGGGCTGGTCGCCGCGCTGACCGGCTATACCAGTTCGCTGGTGCTGATGATCCAGGCCGGCCAGGCCGCGCACCTGACCGATGCGCAGATTTCGTCGTGGATCTGGGCGTTGTCGATGGGGATGGGGGTGACCACCATCGGCCTGTCGCTGGCGCTGCGCGTGCCGATCGTGGTGGCCTGGTCCACGCCCGGCGCCGCGCTGCTGATCGCCAGCCTGCCGGGCGTGCCGTACGCGGAAGCCATCGGTGCCTTCCTGCTGGCCTCGCTGATGATGATGGCCGCCGGCATGACCGGCTGGTTCGACAAGCTGATGCGTGCCCTGCCCGCCAGCATCGCCTCGGCGCTGCTCGCTGGCATCCTGTTCCGCATCAGCGTGGATGTATTCGTCCTGGCGCAGCACCAGACCGTGCTGCTGCTGGCGATGTTCGCCGCCTACCTGATCGGCCGCAAGCTGTGGCCGGCCTATGCCGTGCCGGGCGTGCTGCTGACAGGCGTGGTGGTTGCCGGGGGGTTCGGCCAGCTCGATTTCTCCGGGTTGCGGCTGGCCGTGGCCGTGCCGGTGTGGACCACGCCGGCGTTCTCGCTGTCGGCCCTTATCAGCATGGCGATCCCGCTGTTTATCGTTGCGCTGGCCTCGCAGAACATCCCCGGTCTGGCGGTGCTGCAGGCCGATGGCTACCACGTGCCCGCGTCGCGGCTGATCACGCTGACCGGCCTGGCCTCGGCGGTGCTGGCGCCGTTCGGCTCGCACGGGGTCAACCTGGCAGCGATCACCGCCGCCATCTGCACTGGCCCGCAGGCCGATCCCGACCGCAACCGCCGCTATACCGCGGCCGTGGTCTGCGGCGTGGGCTACCTGGTGGCGGGCACACTGGCCGCCAGCATCGCCGCGCTGTTCGCCGCCTTTCCGCGGGCGCTGGTGGTGGGCGTCACGGCGTTCGCGCTGCTGGGCTCGATCGCCAACGGCCTGACGGTCGCGATGCAGACCCCGGGCGAGCGCGAAGCGGCGTTGCTGACCTTCATGATCACTGCCTCCGGCATGACGCTGGCGGGCGTGGGCTCGGCCTTCTGGGGCGTGGTGGGCGGCATGCTCGCGTACTACGTGTTGCGGCCGCGTGCCGCCTGA
- a CDS encoding amino acid ABC transporter substrate-binding protein (K10001: gltI, aatJ; glutamate/aspartate transport system substrate-binding protein), producing the protein MIDPGLRGLPSCRKLAPVLSLLACAAFAGGALPAAHATTNAGADTVADADSAPVLRRIRQTGAIRIAHRESSVPFSFLADGKPMGYAVDLCLRVADAVRGALKLPSLRVDWVQVTPASRIPAIVEGKADLECGSTTNNRERREQVAFTIPHYIAGSRMLVKASSGITKWQDLRGKTVVSTTGTTPLATLRKMDESGAMQLRLVEAKDHAQAFAMVEAGKADAFVMDDVLLYGLRANAAKPAEYRITGDLLTIEPYAIMLSRQDAAFKQLVDKTLVASIYDQDTQKLYRKWFQGPIPPHGTRLDIPMSYLLRDSFKFPSDKVAD; encoded by the coding sequence TTGATCGATCCGGGTCTGCGGGGCCTGCCTTCCTGCCGGAAGCTTGCGCCTGTGTTGTCTTTGCTTGCCTGTGCCGCCTTTGCTGGCGGCGCCCTGCCTGCGGCGCATGCCACCACCAACGCCGGCGCCGATACGGTGGCCGACGCCGACAGCGCACCGGTGCTGCGCCGCATCCGCCAGACCGGCGCGATCCGCATTGCCCACCGCGAAAGCTCGGTGCCGTTCTCCTTCCTGGCGGATGGCAAGCCCATGGGCTACGCCGTGGACCTGTGCCTGCGCGTGGCCGACGCCGTGCGCGGCGCACTGAAGCTGCCGTCGCTGCGCGTGGACTGGGTGCAGGTCACGCCGGCCTCGCGCATCCCCGCCATCGTCGAGGGCAAGGCTGACCTCGAATGCGGCTCCACCACCAACAACCGCGAGCGGCGCGAGCAGGTGGCCTTCACGATCCCCCACTACATCGCCGGCAGCCGCATGCTGGTCAAGGCGTCGTCGGGCATCACCAAGTGGCAGGACCTGCGCGGCAAGACCGTGGTCTCGACCACGGGCACGACGCCGCTGGCGACGCTGCGCAAGATGGACGAATCCGGCGCCATGCAGCTGCGCCTGGTGGAGGCAAAGGACCATGCGCAGGCGTTCGCCATGGTCGAAGCCGGCAAGGCCGACGCCTTCGTGATGGACGACGTGCTGCTGTACGGCCTGCGCGCCAACGCGGCCAAGCCGGCCGAGTACCGCATCACCGGCGACCTGCTCACCATCGAGCCCTACGCCATCATGCTGTCGCGCCAGGACGCGGCCTTCAAGCAGCTGGTCGACAAAACGCTGGTGGCGTCAATCTACGACCAGGACACCCAGAAGCTCTACCGCAAGTGGTTCCAGGGGCCGATCCCGCCGCATGGCACCCGGCTCGACATCCCGATGAGCTACCTGCTACGCGATTCCTTCAAGTTCCCGAGCGACAAGGTCGCAGACTGA
- a CDS encoding multidrug transporter (K03297: TC.SMR, emrE; small multidrug resistance family protein) — MNGYLLLALAIIAEVIATSSLKASQGFTRLWPSVLVVTGYVAAFYLLMLVMRTVPVGIAYAIWSGAGIVLVSLIAVVLYRQIPDLAACLGIGLIIAGVAVIQLFSKTSAH; from the coding sequence ATGAACGGTTACCTGCTCCTCGCCCTTGCCATCATTGCCGAAGTCATCGCCACCAGCAGCCTGAAGGCGTCGCAAGGCTTTACCCGGCTCTGGCCCAGCGTGCTGGTGGTTACCGGCTACGTTGCGGCGTTCTATCTGCTGATGCTAGTGATGCGGACGGTGCCGGTGGGGATCGCTTACGCGATCTGGAGCGGGGCCGGGATTGTGTTGGTGTCGCTGATTGCCGTGGTGTTGTACCGGCAGATTCCCGACCTGGCGGCTTGCCTGGGGATTGGATTGATCATTGCGGGCGTAGCGGTGATCCAGTTATTTTCCAAAACCAGCGCGCATTGA
- a CDS encoding protein serine/threonine phosphatase (K01090: E3.1.3.16; protein phosphatase [EC:3.1.3.16]): MGFDSHFQWTSAACTDVGRVRERNEDACLDLPGQQLWAVADGMGGHAIGDFASQAVVQALAALPAQARLEDRLDATRAAMLGVNLALVDEAARLGVRCIGSTVVVLLAGDRRCACLWAGDSRLYRLRGGQFARLTRDHNQVERLLARGLITPEEARHHPAQNTITRAVGAAATLVPEQLLTDVADGDVFLLCSDGLSNEVDDDDIATVLAQQDVAQAAQTLLQMALNAGGRDNISVVVIRAADPYGSDKTLVNPELDT; the protein is encoded by the coding sequence TTGGGCTTCGACTCGCATTTCCAGTGGACCTCGGCGGCGTGCACGGACGTCGGGCGGGTCCGTGAGCGCAACGAGGATGCCTGCCTCGACCTGCCCGGGCAACAACTATGGGCGGTGGCCGACGGCATGGGTGGCCATGCCATCGGCGACTTCGCCAGCCAGGCGGTGGTGCAGGCGCTGGCCGCGCTGCCGGCGCAAGCCCGGCTGGAAGACCGGCTCGACGCCACGCGCGCGGCGATGCTGGGTGTGAACCTGGCGCTGGTCGATGAAGCCGCGCGCCTGGGTGTGCGCTGCATCGGCAGCACGGTGGTGGTGCTGCTGGCCGGCGACCGCCGCTGTGCCTGCCTGTGGGCGGGCGACAGCCGGCTGTACCGCCTGCGGGGCGGCCAGTTCGCCCGCCTCACGCGCGACCACAACCAGGTCGAGCGCCTGCTGGCGCGCGGGCTGATCACGCCGGAAGAAGCGCGCCACCATCCCGCCCAGAACACCATCACGCGCGCAGTGGGTGCGGCGGCAACGCTGGTGCCGGAGCAGTTGCTGACCGATGTGGCGGACGGCGATGTCTTCCTGCTGTGCAGCGACGGCCTGAGCAACGAAGTCGACGATGACGACATCGCCACCGTGCTGGCGCAGCAGGACGTTGCGCAGGCCGCGCAGACGCTGCTGCAGATGGCGCTCAATGCCGGCGGCCGCGACAACATATCGGTGGTGGTAATCCGCGCCGCGGATCCCTACGGCTCGGACAAGACCCTGGTGAATCCCGAGCTGGACACCTAG